The Cucumis melo cultivar AY chromosome 9, USDA_Cmelo_AY_1.0, whole genome shotgun sequence genome includes the window ACCATAATCATCCCATTGTGCTTTCCATGGTTGTTGGTTATAATAATTTGTGTGGGGTTTGTGgagaagaaagagatggagaGGCGTGGTTCTATTGCTGTAATATTTGTCCATTTCTTGCTCATGTTGGTTGTGTCATCTATGACCTTCAGGTGCGTCATCGTTCGTCCTCTTTTTCTGCCTTGTCAATTTAGATCTCTAAAAACTTTtaagtttagtttagtttttgaAGATTGATGCGTTTTGTTGTTTACATTATTTATAATTTCGTTCTTTGTTTTTGAAACTTCAAAAGAGAATTTGTGAGAACTATTCCTCGCAAGTAATTTGACAATGacttttgtttttggttttttgttttttaaaattgtgcTTGTTCGTGTCTTTTGAAGAAACACTTGAACTTGGGTTGGTTTTTATAACCAATGCTAGAAAGTGAATtacaaaaacataaaaagttaTGATTAAAAGTTATgtttttaaacttaatttttgaaaattcaaagaCCAGATAGTTATCAAATTGAACTATTtgatttttggtttttaaaatatttttgttttatattttgattaaaatCATAGATTCCATCTCTACTTTGTACACGTTTGAATTCACCAAGTTGAattgcaaaagaaaaatgaacaactAACAATACTAGTAGaccataattttgtttttagaaacGGTTGCAAGATCGGACTGTGATTGAATAGAGGTAGATTGCAACTAAAGAAGATTGAGAACAAGAAGGGAAATGATAAAACACAAGAATTTTACTTGGAAAACCCTAAACAAATTAGGGTAAAAACCTCGAATAAGGATAAAAGAATTCACTATATAAAATAAGGGTTAAAACTTTCTTTCTCATCCACGGATACAAAActctctaaaagaaaatttatggacTCCAAATATTTTAGAGAGCTGTGAAAGATCCAATGGTCCAAAATTTATCTTCAAGTCTTGAATCTTAAAGATAattcaatataattatttaacgGATCAAACTTGATtgtcttttaaaaatattaggggtgtaaaacaaaagaaagaaatctaTAGTTAAATATAGTAATTATAAAGGTTAATTTCCAAgaacaaaaaatcaaatcaaatgctcattaaaatgatatataaaattttgagatatttagaTATAGTACAATAATATGATCCAATGGTCTGTTTTGAATCATCATCACACTCTAGTAATCTTTTTCTACAGAATCCAAGtgaaaaagaaggagaagaagcaTCCATAACAACCCAAATTTATACATTATCATTGGATAACGACGAAGATAATTCGGATGAAGAAGGAAGCCATGAAAATATACTAAAACCTGGAGTAACCCTACAGCAGATCCTCGAATCTTTCTCCGAATCCGATGATGCTGAATATCAAAGCCTTGTAGCTGCAATGGAGAAAGCCTCTGGTGGTGGTGGTGACGATGATGACGATACCGAAAATGAAGCCAATTCCGAAGACAAACATTCGCACTATTTTTCGTATCTTGAGAAACCCCTTTACGATCTCATTGACAAACTCGAACTTGAAGATGCCGACCCTTTTCAAGGTTTTGATAGAGATTCTCCAACAGTTCTTGTTGACGGAGGGTATCTGGTCTTGGAGAAATGGGCGGGAGTTTTCACCAAAGTTTTTACGAAATATGGAGATATCTCAGGTAAATGTTTTAATGTCAATAGATAGttgtgaagaaaaaaaaaacttgagaTAGTATTCAAATTAAATCTTTTTTGTTCATGAATAtcattttaaaagttattttagttaatctattttttaaattttgcagAGAGCTCGAATTTGGGCATAAAAGTGAGGACAGTGGTTTGGAATTTATTCTGCAAAGTGATGGAGGACATGTCAAGAACGAAGTTCGAGAATGTGACGGGAGAGGATCTAGTTTCATGGATGATTGGGATAAGAACAATTGAACTAGCTGGTTTTGAAACGGAGTTTGCATTTGAAGGATGGAAGAAGATAGCAATGGCTTTCTTTGGTGCTAAAGCAAAAGATGTAGCTCAAGAGTTGGTAGACGAAAAGGAAGAGAAGATCAAAGAACAAAGAATGAAACTTGAAAATCTTTGTGAAGAACAAGAAAAGCTTTTGAGTTTAAGAGAAAAGTGTCACATCGAAGCTTTGGCTATGGAGGATGGAACATTTGTAACAGATGGGTTCCTTTAAACTTACGAGTTGAGTTTTCGTTTGGCTTTTATGTTTTGAAATATGTTCATTTGGGGTAGAAGGTTTCGCAATGTTATACCTTTTCAAGTCTTCATGATTTTGAGTTGAATTTTTCTAACATAATCGATCTATTAAATAGTGAAATTTTAGATAGAAATTGATGTATGAAATGGTATGATAATGATCTATTACAAGATATCACCGCATTTTTTAAGCTTAATAGTGAAATACGGTTCTAATTAATGATTTCTATTCGATATTCTTAAGAAAAAATGGATAAAAAaagtatttacaaatataacaaaataatattATCTATCATGGATGGATACTCTAAAAAGATATCTATAAAATTGAAAGTCTCGTAACATTTTTGAAGTTCTAAATAGATACTACTTCCGCCACcaaatttcttcatttcttatCTACTTTTTAATGTGTTTAAAATCCAATCtaaattttaagaataaaaaatgtattttttttttaaattcgtgtattattttttaatttggcTAAGAATTCAACCATTATACTTAAAAGATGCAACCGGTCGTATATAATAAGAGAAAATTGGCTTGAtttattgaaaaacaaaaaaacaaataattaccaaaagagactttaatttaaaattttattacatacttttaaaagttcaatGATTAAATTGATACAAACTTAAAACCTTATAACATTGAACTTGTAATCTAATGTAAAaataattatgttaaattataaatataaaaattgctctgaaactattaaaaatatttacaaaccgATCAAAATGTCGTCCATAAATTATTATTTGCATCTATTTTACGTAGTCTATTTCAGTGTATTATCGATAgaatttgatttcttttgttatatttattaaaagaaattatctttttattattattattattttcttttggtgGGTGAGTTCATCAAAAACCAAGACGTATATAATGAGTTCATATGGGCTCGAAAATCAAGCGTTCTTTGATTTCCCTTTCAATGGCGAGCGGAAAATCCCAAAAGGCAACCTTGGCGGACGCCATATCATATGTTTTGAGAGTGAAGGAAAGATTTGAAAGAAACAGAGAAAAGTATGAACGTTTCCTTGAAACTGTCAAAGATTACGGGGACCGAAAAATTGATTTTGTGGAACTCTATGCAACACTAGCGAACTTGTTTCAAGACCACCCAGATCTTATTTGGGGCTTACTTAGGTTCTTGCCCAGCAAGTAATCACTCACTGTGAGATCATTCTTGAACTTGGACCCCAATGTTGTAATTTTAGGGACGAAGggaaaattattattgtaatatttTAATCTCTCAACAACCAATATTGTGCGATCTTCTATCTTCTTTCTGCAAATTCCTTTTTCGCTCTGCAACGACTTATGGCGTTTTCCACACTgcccatcttcttcttcttcgttttcgTCTTCATAATTATCCCAATTTCTTATTCCTTACCCTTCAC containing:
- the LOC103482586 gene encoding uncharacterized protein LOC103482586 — encoded protein: MANRLQVQAAHRLHHPQNHPLAFINSLETLQRHFMISLQDFSDPSISGLLFRSTGFFHCAACFTSTPGGPSFHCLACPFSLSATCAALPLITVDNHPHPLLLLDRKSDHKHLICGVCDEGISDPSFVRCVHCDAFLHVQCCLPPLIEARNHHNHPIVLSMVVGYNNLCGVCGEERDGEAWFYCCNICPFLAHVGCVIYDLQNPSEKEGEEASITTQIYTLSLDNDEDNSDEEGSHENILKPGVTLQQILESFSESDDAEYQSLVAAMEKASGGGGDDDDDTENEANSEDKHSHYFSYLEKPLYDLIDKLELEDADPFQGFDRDSPTVLVDGGYLVLEKWAGVFTKVFTKYGDISESSNLGIKVRTVVWNLFCKVMEDMSRTKFENVTGEDLVSWMIGIRTIELAGFETEFAFEGWKKIAMAFFGAKAKDVAQELVDEKEEKIKEQRMKLENLCEEQEKLLSLREKCHIEALAMEDGTFVTDGFL